The Impatiens glandulifera chromosome 3, dImpGla2.1, whole genome shotgun sequence genome contains a region encoding:
- the LOC124929067 gene encoding retinoblastoma-related protein: MEPEKPSSLTGNLPPVDGGSNIDNRFQDLCKNVSLDDKTLEEANKLFNECKQHLSAANFASIGSVTLEEAEPHWFSFILYTVKRLTETSVDYTNKINEPNSFILSKSLRVLKLNIADFFKELPHIRVKVVQILRNMYGADWEQRLKAEELQADFENLVLLSKKYKNAFQEFFLSRAADVDEQSPVSSFTGPVLNYYRFGWLLFLVLRIHSLSRAKDRVTCTYGLVSVLAILILHVPVGLRSFTTDDSRFVKKGDKIDLVASLCNIYETSEDELRNTLEKTNEMVATVLNIKPSLASECDTENLGNIDSDGFTFFKDLMDDKSFTSCLSILEQKYEDASFNKGELDERIFFDCMPYSRKSEDATSIDGGLKRKYESIQSPEKTMTSPLSPEKFSNGSSVNGNVHSGLAKIAATPVTTAMTTAKWLRTVISPMPSKPPAGLELFLSSCDRDIKSDVVRRARIILEAIFPSSALAESCVNGNLQSMNLMDNQWAERRREEALKLYYRVLLAMCTAESQTLRANNLTALLTNERFHRCMLACSAELVLATYKTVTMLFPAVLEKTGITAFDLSKVIESFIRHEESLPRELRRHLNSLEERLLESLVWEKGSSLYNSFIVAKPALASEINHLGFLGEPMPSLDAIEMQNKMSCGSLTAVPALKKQETLPADNGDIRSPKRPCTENRSVLVERSSFTSPVKDRLLALNTLKAKPTPPPLQSAFASPARPNPRGGGETCAETAINVFLSKIAKLAAVRINGMVERLHLSQQIREKVYHLFQQILTQRTSLLFNRYIDQIILCCFYGVSKICQLNLTFREIIYNYRKQPHCKTQVFRSVFIDRSSTTHGNGRNKQDLVDIITFYNEVFIPTAKPLLVELAPAGTPQRTNRLPEVNIGNGQCPGSPKISPFPNVPDMSPRKVSATHNVYVSPLRSSKMDALISHSSKSYYACIGESTRAFQSPSKDLTSINNCLHGNRKVRSMLNFDEADVGLVSDSLVANSLCLQSGSSHSASGAPPP, encoded by the exons ATGGAACCTGAAAAACCCTCTAGTCTTACTGGAAACTTGCCTCCCGTTGATGGAGGAAGCAATATAGATAATCGTTTTCAAGATCTATGCAAG AATGTGTCGCTGGATGATAAAACCCTTGAAGAAGCTAATAAGTTGTTTAATGAGTGCAAACAGCATCTCTCTGCTGCTAATTTCGCATCTATTGGAAGTGTAACG CTGGAAGAAGCAGAACCGCATTGGTTCTCGTTTATTTTGTATACTGTCAAAAGGTTGACTGAGACCAGTGTGGATTATACTAATAAAATCAATGAGCCAAACAGTTTTATTCTGTCAAAGAGTTTAAGGGTGTTAAAGCTGAA TATTGCTGATTTTTTCAAAGAACTTCCCCACATTAGAGTGAAGGTTGTTCAAATTCTGAGAAACATGTATGGCGCAGATTGGGAACAAAGACTAAAG GCAGAAGAGCTGCAGGCTGACTTTGAAAACTTGGTCCTTCTAAGCAA GAAATACAAAAATGCGTTCCAGGAGTTTTTCTTGTCCAGAGCTGCAGATGTGGATGAGCAATCACCTGTTTCCAGTTTCACGGGTCCTGTGCTTAACTATTACAGATTTGGATGGTTACTTTTCCTGGTGCTCCGCATCCATTCTTTAAGCCGGGCTAAGGATCGAGTGACATGTACATATGGTTTGGTATCTGTATTG GCAATCTTGATTCTTCATGTTCCTGTTGGCCTCCGATCTTTCACAACTGACGACTCACGCTTTG TTAAAAAGGGAGACAAAATAGATTTGGTTGCGTCTCTGTGCAATATCTATGAGACCTCGGAAGATGAATTAAGGAACACTCTGGAGAAAACAAATGAAATGGTAGCCaccgttttaaatataaagCCATCTCTTGCATCTGAATGTGACACTGAAAATTTGGGCAACATTGACTCAG ATGGGTTCACTTTCTTCAAAGATTTGATGGATGATAAATCTTTTACTTCCTGTTTAAGTATTCTGGAACAAAAATATGAAGATGCTAGTTTTAACAAGGGCGAATTGGATGAAAGGATATTCTTTGATTGCATGCCTTATTCTAGAAAATCAGAGGATGCCACGAGTATTGATGGAGGATTGAAG AGGAAATATGAATCAATACAGTCGCCAGAAAAGACCATGACAAGTCCCCTTTCACCTGAAAAGTTCTCTAATGGATCGAGTGTAAACGGGAATGTACATAGTGGCCTTGCAAAGATTGCAGCCACTCCTGTAACCACAGCAATGACAACAGCAAAATGGCTGCGTACAGTCATTTCTCCCATGCCATCAAAACCCCCTGCAGGGCTGGAACTCTTCTTATCATCATGTGACAGAGATATAAAAAGTGATGTGGTCCGTAGGGCTCGAATAATTTTGGAAGCTATATTCCCTAGTAGTGCTCTTGCTGAGAGTTGTGTGAATGGAAACCTTCAAAGCATGAATCTCATGGACAATCAATGGGCAGAAAGGCGTAGGGAGGAGGCACTTAAATTGTATTACAGGGTTTTGCTGGCTATGTGTACAGCAGAGTCTCAGACTTTGCGTGCTAACAATTTAACTGCATTATTAACCAATGAAAGGTTTCATAGGTGTATGCTTGCCTGTTCAGCAGAACTAGTTCTTGCAACTTATAAGACTGTAACAATGTTATTTCCAGCTGTGCTGGAAAAAACTGGGATTACGGCCTTTGATCTTAGCAAAGTGATAGAAAGTTTCATTAGGCATGAAGAATCTCTCCCACGAGAATTGCGTAGACATCTGAATTCACTAGAGGAGAGGCTTTTGGAGAGCTTGGTATGGGAGAAAGGCTCTTCTTTGTACAACTCTTTCATCGTTGCAAAACCTGCTCTTGCTTCGGAGATAAACCATCTTGGGTTTTTAGGAGAACCAATGCCATCTTTGGATGCCATTGAGATGCAAAATAAGATGTCTTGTGGAAGTTTAACTGCTGTTCCAGCTTTGAAAAAGCAGGAGACTTTACCAG CTGATAATGGAGATATTCGCTCACCAAAGAGACCATGCACTGAAAATCGAAGTGTGTTGGTAGAGCGAAGTTCCTTTACTTCTCCAGTTAAGGATCGACTTTTGGCCTTAAATACCCTTAAAGCCAAGCCAACTCCTCCCCCTCTTCAGTCTGCATTTGCAAG TCCTGCTAGGCCAAATCCGCGCGGAGGAGGAGAGACTTGCGCAGAAACTGCAATTAACGTGTTCTTGAGCAAG ATTGCAAAGTTAGCTGCTGTTAGGATCAATGGCATGGTTGAAAGGCTGCACCTATCTCAACAAATAAGAGAAAAAGTTTACCATCTTTTTCAGCAAATCCTTACTCAGCGCACAAGTCTTCTATTTAACCGCTACATTGACCAGATCATCCTCTGCTGCTTCTATGGAGTATCAAAg ATATGTCAGCTAAATCTGACATTTAGGGAAATAATTTACAATTACAGGAAGCAACCACATTGTAAAACTCAGGTCTTTCGTAGTGTGTTCATTGACAGGTCATCAACAACTCATGGAAATGGG AGAAACAAACAGGATCTTGTTGATATCATTACATTTTACAACGAAGTGTTCATTCCTACTGCAAAGCCTCTGCTAGTGGAGCTCGCCCCTGCTGGAACACCTCAGAGGACTAATCGGCTTCCTGAAGTTAACATTGGCAATg GCCAATGTCCAGGTTCACCCAAGATCTCTCCATTTCCAAATGTTCCTGACATGTCCCCGAGGAAAGTGTCTGCTACACATAATGTATATGTTTCGCCATTACGTTCATCAAAG